CAGCAGGACCGCGCACGCGTAGCCGGCCAGCAGACCGGTGATACGCCCCGCGCCGGTGAGCCAGCCCGCCGGGCCGATCACGGAGGTCGTGTCGCTCCACCACAAGCCCAGCACCCCGGCGGCACCGGTCCAGATCAGCAGCTGCGCCAGGAACGGCACGATGCTGCGGCGCGGCTGCCGGTGACGCATTCCGCGGCTCGCATAGGTGGTGGACGTGAACGTGGTGGTCATGAGGCTCCTCCGGAAGAGCACGCTCCGGCGATGGGCGGCCAGCCTCACGGCCCGACCTCTGCGTACCTTCTGAAACAGCCCCCGGCGGCCCGCCTCAGCGGCGATTCAGAGGAAACTCAGAGGTCCCGCCCCTCACGGCAGTGCCGGGCTGGGGGATGCTGGGCAGACCATGGACGAGCGCGGAACGAAATCTCTCCTGCACCGACCCGACGGGGCGCCGGTGCGGGTCCTGGTCGTCGACGACGAACCGGACGTCACCGACGTGCTGGCCGGCGTACTGACCGGCGAGGGCTGGCAGGTGCGGACGGCCGCTGACGGGGCCGGCGCGCTCGCGACGGCCGGTGACTTCCGGCCCGACGCGGTGGTTCTGGACTGGATGCTGCCCGACCTTGACGGCCTGCAGGTCCTGCGCGAACTGCGGCGCGAGGCGCCCAGCGTGTGCGTGCTGTTCCTGACCGCCCGCGACGCGGTCGAGGACCGCATCGCGGGCATCACCGCGGGCGGCGACGATTACGTCACCAAGCCCTTCAGCCTGGAAGAAGTCCTGGCCCGGCTGCGCGGACTGCTGCGCCGGGCCGGCATGGCCACAGAGCCGGGTGAGAACTGGCTGACGGTCGGCGACCTCACCATGGACGAGGAAGCCCGCGAAGTCCGCCGCGCGGGGACGGTCGTGGACCTGTCCCGCACCGAGTTCGAACTCCTGCGGTTCCTCATGCGCAATCCCCGCAGGGTGCTGTCCAAGGATCAGATACTCGACCGGGTCTGGGCCTACGACTTCGGCGGCCGCGCCCACATCGTCGAGCTCTACATCAGCTACCTGCGCAAAAAGATCGACGCCGGACGCATCCCCATGATCCACACGGTGCGCGGTGTCGGTTACGTCCTCAAGCCGGAGCCCTCGTGAGACGGCTTGTGCCCCGCACTCTGCGCGGCCAGCTCACCGCCGGACTCGTCACCCTCCTCGCCCTCGCGTGCCTCGCCGTCGGTGTGACCACCGCTCTCGCGCTGAGAGGGTTTCTGATGGGGCGTCTGGACGAACAGCTCACCGCATCCGGCGGCCGGTTCGCCGCCAGCCTGGAACATGAAGCCACACCCGACGCCGACAACCGCCCCGATACCCGGGGGCAGTCCGAGGCGACCTTCGGCGCCCGCCTCCTTGCGGGAGCCGTCAGCCAGGCTGCCGTGGTCGACGACGCCACCGACCGCCCCGTCCAGCTAGCCAAAGGTGATCGCCGCGCACTGGCGGACATCCCCGCCGACGGACGCGGACACACCATCCGCCTCTCCACGCTCGGGCCCTACCGCCTCATTGCCGTCCAGGGCGACGACCACGACATCCTGATCACCGGTCTGCCGCTGCACCCCGTCGAAGACACACTCCACCGCCTCGAAGCCGTCGAGGCCGCCGTGTTCGGCGCAGCCCTCGCAGCCACCGGCATCGCGGGCGCCCTGTGGGTACGGATCTCCCTGCGCCCTCTCCAGAGGGTCACCGCACAAGCCGCCGGCGTCGCCGGACTGCCGCTCGCCAGCGGCGAAGTCGCCATGCCGCAGCCCCTGCCCGACACCGACCCACGCACCGAAGTCGGCCAGGTCGGCACCGCGCTCAACCACATGCTCGGCCACGTCGAGGACGCCCTCACCCGGCGCCAGGCCAGCGAGGAAAGACTGCGCGCCAGCGAGGAAAGGCTCCGGCACTTCGCCGCCGACGCCAGCCACGAACTACGCACCCCCGTCGCCAACATCCGCGGCCACGCCGAACTCGCCCTGCGCCACCACGGCCCCGTCCCCATCGAAGTCCACCACGCCCTGGAACGCATCGACGCCGAATCACAGCGCATGACCCGCCTCGTCGACGACCTGCTCCTCCTCGCCCGCCTCGACGCCGGACGCCCCCTCGAACACGAGACGGTCGACCTCACCCGGCTCGTCCTGAACGCCACCGAGGACGCCCGCGCCGCAGGCCCTCAATACCGCTGGCTCCTCGACCTCCCCGAAGAACCCGTCACCGTCACCGGCGACGCACACCGCCTCCAGCAGGCCATCGGCAACCTCCTCGCCAACGCCCGCACCCACACCCCACCCGGCACGGAAGTGACCATCTCCCTCACCGCGGACACCACCGGTACCTGGGTGACCGTGAGCGATGACGGACCGGGCATTCCCGAGGGGCTCCAGCCCGAGGTCTTCGGACGCTTCGTCCGCGCCGACCACGCCCGCTCACGCAGCACCGGAAGCACAGGGCTCGGCCTCGCCATCGTCCACGCCGTCATCACCGCCCACCACGGAACCGTCGACGTCACCAGCCGCCCCGGCCACACCACCTTCCGCCTGCTGCTCCGAAACTGACATGCCTCCGGCCCGGAAGACGGTGGAACCGGCCGTGTACAGCGGCCCCCCGTTGTTCTTCGAGGGCGTGGGTCCGCGGTCGGCACCGGCGGGTCCTGCCAGGGCCGCGAAGAACATGCCGGGGAAGCTCTGAGGTTCTGCTCAGCGGGCGCCGGCGAGTTCGAGGACGCGGTGCAGGTCGTGGGCGGCGGCGAAAGCGCACAGGGCGCTGGCGCCGACCACGGCGGCGGCTGCGGTCAACGGGAGCAGGGGGACGTGCAGCGGCGGCGAGTAGATGCGCGGCTCGGCCAGCAGGGCGGCGACGCGGCGGGGTATGGGCCCGGCGCCGTGCAGTGCGGAGCGGCGTCTGCCGAGCAGTCCGAGGACGGCTTCCGGGACGTAGTCTGCTCAGACCTTCTCGGCCGTACGCCGCCTCTGCCGCGACGCGGTGCTCCCGCCTCTGGTCACCAACGTGCCCCGATTGCACATCCAGGGCCGCTGGCGGTCACGGAGGTAGCGGGGCTTGGTCTGTCCGACTACCTGGGTGCCGGTGTGGTCCGGCGGTGTGCGGTCAGGGCCAGGGCGGGGCCGAGGGCCAGCAGGACGGCCAGGGCGGCGTAGCCGTAGGTGAGGGTGGTGGTGGCGGCGACGGCGCCGACCAGCAGCGGGCCGCCGGCGTCGCCGAGTTCGCGGCCGAGTTCGGCTGATCCCATGGTCTGGCCGAGCCGTTCAGGGGGTGTCGTGGCGGCGAGCGCGGCGAAGCCGAGCGGGGTGATCAGGCCGGTTCCGGCGCCGATGAGCGCGGCGCCGAGCAGCACGCCCGCAAGGCCGGGCAGCATCGCGGCCACCAGCCCGGCGGCGGTGAGGGCGAGTCCCCATGCCAGTCCGGTGCGTGCCGTGAAACGCTCGGCGTCCAGGGCCTTGCCCGCCCATGGCTGGACCAAGGCCGCGCACAGGGCCAGTACGGAGACCGCGGCCCCGGTGGCAACCGTGCCGAGCCCGGCGGCGGCCCCTGACACCGGCAGGAAGCCGACCCCGACCGAGAGCGCGGCGGTGGCGGCGGCCAGCGCGCCCGTCGGGCCGAGGAAGGCGGGATCGGCCAGGCGGCGGGCGAGGTCGAGGACGGTCTGCCGGGCGCGGGGCAGCGGTGGGACGTGCGGCACGGCGGTCAGCGCCCACACGGCGACGGCCGCGCCGAGCAGGGCCATCACCGTGAACAGCAGCCGCAGCCCGCCCGCCCAGACCAGCACTCCACCGAGCAGCGGGCCCAGGGTGTAGCCGATCGACTTGTAGAAGCCATACGAGCCGAACGCCCGTCCGTGCTTGGCCGCCGGGTTGAGCCGTGCGACCAGGGAGGATGCGGCGGGTGAGAACGCGGAGGCCGCCGCTCCCTGCCCGAGCCTGGCCGCCCACAGCCAGCCGGGGCTGTCCGCGGCCACGTACGAGGCCGAGGCGAGCGCGAAGCCGAGCAGCCCGCCGATCATCACCGGGCGGGCGCCGATCCGGTCGGCCAGCGTGCCGAACAGCGGCTTGAGGAGAACCTCGGCGCCGTCGTACAGGGCGAGCAGCCCGCCCAGGACCAGCAGCGAGGTGACCGCGTCGTCGGAGAAGCCGCCGAGGTTGGCGGCGATGCCGTGGGCGCCGAAGGCGGTGGTGAATCCGGCCGCGTACAGCGGCCACATGGTGCGCTTGGGCGCGGAAGCTGCTGCCTGCGCGGTCATATGTCCTGCCCCGGGGTCTGGTGCAGGGCGGCGAAGACGCGTTCCGCGTAGTCCTCGCAGGCCGCCGCGCACTGCTTGAGCCGTTCGCCCGCGCGGGCCGCCTCCGGCGAGCCGAAGACGTCCCGTGCCGTCAGATCCCGGTGCCAGCGGCGCAGCCGCTCCAGGCTCTGCTCTTCCTCCTCCAGCTCGGCCAGGGTGTACTTGGCCTTGCGGATCTCCTTGGCCAGCTCCGCCTCGTACTTGCCGCAGTCGGCCAGGAACTCGGCCCAGTCCTCGGCCCGGGCGGCGGCGAACAGCTCTTTGAGCCGTGCGGCGTCGGCGCCCGTGCGCCCACTGGCCGCCAGCGTCACCACCTCGCCGCCGGCCTCACCGGCCAACTGCGCGGCGCGCGCGAGGCCATCGGCGAACACCGGAACGTCGGGAACCGCCCAGGCACCCTGGCCCAGGGACAGCGCGCCGATCCGGCGCAATTCCCGCCACACGGCCACGCGGTGCCGGGAGGGGGCGGCGGGAAGCCGCACCAGCAACACCACCCAGGAAAGAGAGGGGCAATCATCAGTCACGCAGCTGAATGTAGCGATTGTTACTTCTGTATGGGTGGCGGGCGCTACGGGCTGCGGCTGCTGCGGGCGTCCGGGGTGGCTTCCAGGCTCCGACGGGTTCCGGCAGGAGAGGGAGCGGGCGGCGCTCAAGGGCTGCAGGGCGTCGGGCGGCGGCAGGGGGCGCGATCAGTGGACCCCGGCGAGTTTGAGGACCAGGTGCAGGTCGTGGGCGGCGGCGAACGCGCACAGGGCGCTGGAGCCGACCACGGCGGCGGCTCCGGCCAGCGGCAGCAAGGGGAGGTTCAGCGGCAGGGCGTGTGTGCGGGGCGGTTTGAGCAGGGCGGCGACGCGCCGGGGGATGGGGCCGGCGCGGTGAAGCGTGCTGCGGCGGCGGCCGAGCAGGCCGAGCACGGCGTCGGGCAGGCGCCTGCGGGGTCGGTGGTGGGCGGTGGCCAGGGCGGCCTTGCCGACCGCGCGGGCGACCTGGCGGCGGTCGCCGCACACGGTGGCGGCACGCTCGTCCGCCCAGCGTTCGACGGTGTAGGCGACCGTGGTGGCCACCGGGCGCAGCAGCGGGTTGCAGGCGGCGGCCAGGTGGGCGGCGGCGACGAAGGCGCGAGCTGTACCTGCTCACCGCCGCGGCCGTCCTCGCCACCACCCTCGTCGCCCGCCACCTGCACCGACGCCGCACAACTGCCGCCGAGCACCACTGAAGCGCGCCGCCCAGGAACCCACCCGCCGTCCTGGCCAAGACCGGCCACTTCCCGGCCTCGTACCACGCCCGCACCTGGACGCGCCCACCTGCGCCAGGGCACCGGCTTCACCTCCTTCAACAGTCTCCAAGAGCTGGGAAGGACGGCGACCACACCCTGATGCCCGGGGGCAGCTGTCAGCCCGCACATTCCGGCCGACCAGGAAGGCCCCCGCCCCCGATGACCCGGCCCAGGGGCAAGCTGCAGGAGCAGGCGACCGAGCTGAGAGCCGACCGCATTGTTCTCTTCTCCATCGGCTCCGGCGCAGCGCAGGCGGCGCCGACTCCCTCTCTTCTTGGCCCTGACCGGTGGTATTCCTGCCCCTGGGATCAGTGGCTTGATTCCAACCTGAAGTAGCAGGTCACAGCTCTGGTGTGGGCGGTGGGTGGGGCACTCCTGCTGGTGAATACGGTGATCGCTGCGGGGTGATCGTCCGTCACCGGGAGATTCAGCCTCGCGGAACTGCTTCGGCGGCCTCCAGCCGAGCCACCTCCGCGTCGATCTCTACCGCCGCTGCTCCACCGGCGAACACCATCACCTCGTCTGCCGGGTCTGCGGCAAGGCGGTCGAGGTCGAGCGCCCCGCGGCCGCGGCGGCAGAGGACTGAGAAGGGGTTCAGACACGGGGCAGATGGCGGCTCACGAGGACACGCAGCCGCTCCGCGTCCCGCGAAGAGCGCAGCCCGCGCTTGGGTAGCACCTCCACGAGCAGGATGTTCGGGTCGCGGCTGAGCAGCACCACATGGTCGCGGGTCTCGCGGTAACCGCGGAAGACTGACCAGCGCTGTACGAGCGTCGCGTGCGCGGTCTCGGCCGCGATCCCCGTCTCGCTCACGGACGTGCGGTACTCGCCCTGCCAGGAGACTGTGCGCAGCGCGTGGTGGGCCTGGAGGTGGGGGATCGACCAGATCAGGGCGGCGCAGAAGACGGCGGTCACGAACGACTGCGCGGAGCTTTCCGGTGCGGTCACCACCAGCACGGCGCCGGCCCCGAACAGCCCCGTGAAGCCCCACCGGACCAGGTGGAGGCGCCGACGGCGCTCACGCACCCGGACGCCCGCGAGGAAGTCGGCGCGCGTCGGCCGGTAGACCAGCTCGACCGTGTCCTGTCTTCCGTCCCGCCCCATGTCCACGACCATGAAACGGGATCGTACTGCCCATGCCGGCTGCCGTGATCAGCTACGTCCGTCAACGCTGGATCTCGCCGTTCGTCAGCACGAGGAGAGCCCGCAGGAGCGTGGTCGCGTGGCGGGCGTCGATGCGGACCTTGGTGAGGATCCGCCAGTTCTTCAGGTCTGCGAAGCCGTGCTCGTTCGCCGCTCGCTCGCGGCTGACCAGCCGGTTGGCCTCCTTCAGGGCGGCGGTGAGGGGATGGCCGCGGGTCGCTTTGCGGCCGGTGACGATCACCGGGTCGTCGGGGTCGTCGTCCAGACCGACGAAGCCGAGGTCCGCCAGCGCCCCGAGGCCGGCCTCCCGCAGGTGGGTGGTGATCTTGTTGTGGCGGGCGGCGGTGATCTCCGAGGAGCGCCCCGGCTTCGCCGCCGAGATCCACACCAAGTTGCCCTTCTCGTCGGTCAGGGCGAGGAACAGCAGGCCGTGGGTCTTGTGCTTCCCGCTGTAGTTCGGCCGGTTGGCATCCCCGGTGCGTCGGCGAGTGCGGACGAGAGTGCCGTCGAGCAACACAACGACGCCACCCTTCCGGGCGATTTTCTTCAGGGCGCGGTCCAGGCGCGGGGCCCCCGCGGCGAGCAGGCCGGTCACTTCCAGAAGCCAGCGGCGCACGGTGGACGCGGAGATGCCGTTGCCACCCGCCATGTCGGAAAGCCGCTGGTCGTGGCGGAGGACGGCCAGGACGATCAGGGCGATGCGGCCGGGCGGGAGCTTGCGCCAGCGCGAGCGGATCTTCTTCAGATGGCCGCGGATCAGGCCGGAGACCAGGTCCAGGGTGGCGCTCGACAGCGGCAGGCGGCACTGGTAGACAAGCCCTTCAGTGCCCTCGGCGGGGCGGTTGTTCCTTCGCATGGGCACCCCAACTCCCGTCGGGTGCCTGCGCGTTACGCCGAAATCCGGCCGCGGCCGGTCAGACCGCTGGCTGCGGCAGGGCGGTGAAGCGGCCGGCCGGGGTGCGATGCAGCCAGCCCCGGTCCGCCAGGCGCCTGAGCTTGTCGCGTACCGGTTCGACCTGCCCGGGCTGGGTGCCCCTGCCGAGCTGGATGCTGACGTCCTTGGCCGGGACCGGTTCCGAAGCCGCGGCCACGATCTTAATGATCGCCTGGTAGCCGGCGGGCAGCGCGCTCTCGTCCACGCCCGGCTCGCGGTGCGGGATCAGTAGCATCCCACCTGCACCCGGAGTCGTCGTCACTCGCTCCAACTCCTCAGCCACGGCCGGGTCGTCGGCCTGCCCGTTTCGCTCGGCCTCGATGAACTGTCCGATCACCACCTCGGCGGCCTCCAGCCGGGCCACCTCGGCATCGACTTCGGCGAGCTCCTTACGCAGCCGTTCGGCGCGATCGGCCAGCACGACCCTCCGCTGCATCACCCAGGTCAGCACGTCCGCCACCAGCAGCCCCCTCCCACCCAGCTCTCCTTGGAGCCTAGGAACATTCCGGACTCAGCATTGCGATTCCGGCGAACCGGCAACGCGCCGAATGATCACCTGCTAACGATCACGCCCACGACCGGCACGAGCCCCCCAGCCCCGGCCCACGCCAGCACCGGGACCAGCGAATTCAGGTTGAACAACGCTCATTGATACTCCGTCAGAGGAGCAGCTCAGGCGCAACTTCCGAGAAGCATCCCTGAAGCGTGGCTGCTGCTGGGCGTCGGTTACAGGCGCTTCGCTGTGCGGTCGCGCAGCAGCAGCCACTGACTCGCGTCGGCGTCGCCTGAGCGCGCTGCCGGTCCATGCAGCAGCACGGCGTAAGCCGTCCTCTCCGCCGTGCCCGGGGCGCCATACTGGCCTGGCGCCTCCGGGGCAGCAGCAGCCACTGACTCGCGTCGGCGTCGCCTGAGCGCGCTGCCGGTCCATGCAGCAGCACGGCGTAAGCCGTCCTCTCCGCCTTGTTCGGGGCGGCATACTGGCCTGGCGCCTCCGGGGTCGGGAATGACCTCGTCATGCCTTTCCAGGCCTTGTACGCGTTCGGAGTGCTGAGCATCGGCCCTCCTGGGCTCAATAGGGTCATGCAGTGAAGTACACGCAGGTACTGCTTCTCCCGCGGTGTCTTCTCGTGCCTGACGCGGGAGGCATGAGGCAGGGTCGTTTCAAAGTCCTGTTTGCGGGTGATCGTGCAGGTCAGGCGATGCCGCCTAGGTCGAGCGGCATGTTGAAGGGGTCGTGGCCGCCGAGGTCCGGGCTCTGGGCCTGAGTTGGGGGTGCTTCACGTCGAGCTGCGGCTGACGGCGAGCGGTCCCCGCGTGATCGAGGTCAAGGGCCGGCCGCCGGCGGCTCGCGGGCCGTACCGTCGCACGACGCAGGGGGCTCCGGGATGGTCGCCGCCTACGGAATCACCACCGCGCACGCGGCACAGGCGTCGGCGAGCTGCCAGGTCCGCCCCCGGTCCGCCCGGATCAGCACCAGTTGCTCTGAGCCTCGCTCTCGCCCGGGCCTGGAGCCAGGAGCTTCGCGGGGCCGCCGTGGAGAAGGAGTGCGAGCGGCCTTGCGGCATCGTGTCCACCGCTCTCCGCTACCTGCGCGAAGCAGGAGAGGGCCGCAGGGCAGGCCGGATCGAGCGAGACCTGAACGGGAGGTAGCTCAAGTCGGTGGGAGTGTCAGTGGTCGCCGCCATACTCAGAAGATGTGCAACTGACGTTCAGGCGCATGTCCAGGAGTCCTCGACCGAGTAGGAACGAATTGACACCCGAGAGCGACGCGGTGCCTGACCGCGACCCGTACCTTCTGGCGCAGATGCGAGAGGCCTTCGGGCGCGTGGTCTACAGCCACAAGACCCATGAGAAGCAGGCGGACATCTGCTTCACCAAGCACCGGTGGCAGCAGGGCGTCCTCATTGCTCTCACCGCGATCAGCTCGGGCACCTTCCTTGCCGCGGTGGTCGGCCTGCTCGGCAACGCAGTGCTGACGAGCATCGCGACCTCTTCTATCGCGCTCCTGGTCAGCTGGATGAGCCTTGGGGACGCAGACCTTCAAGTTCGAGGAGGAGTCCGAGGCCCACCGCGGCATCGCCTCTCGGCTGTGGGACGTCCGGGAGTCCTACATCTCCCTCATCGCCGACCTGATGTCCGGCACCGTCTCCAACGCGGAGGGCCGAGAGCGGCGAGACGAGTTGCAGCAGGCCGCGCGCGACGCCTACGCCGACGCGCCCAGGACGAGCAACAGGGCGTTCGAGCGCGCCCAGGGCGGGCTGCAGAACAACGAGGAGATGACGTTCACCTCGCACGAGATCGACCTCTTCCTCCCCGAGGCGCTCCGGCTCGGCGAAGGCGAGGCATGACGATGAAGACCTCAGAGATCTTCGAAACACTGCTCAAGAACCTGAAGGTCGGGGAGACGGCCACGACGGTCGCCTCACGGCGGGACGAGATCACGAAGGCGCTCAACAAGGACTTCCGCGACAAGGACGGCTGCACCGACTACAAGCTGATGGTCGGATCGTTCGGCCGGCACACCGCGATCAAGGGAGTGTCCGACCTCGACATGATCTTCATCCTCCCGCCCGGGATCCGGTCAAGCTACGAGGGGGACACCGGCCCGCGGAGAATTCTCGAGAGGGTTCGGGACGACCTCAAGGCGCGGTACAAGAACACGGATATCCGCGTCGACCAGTGTGTCGTCCGAGTGCGGTTCACGTCCAACGCCTTCAAGTTCGAGGTCCAGCCGGCATTCGAGAACGCCGATGGCAGCTTCGACTACCCGGACACGAAGGCTGAGGGCTGGAAGGTCACCAAGCCGCGCGAGGAGATCGCTGCGACCAAGGAGTGCAACGACCGCACCTCGACGAACATGCGCCACCTCGCCCGGATGGCACGGGCATGGAAGAACGCGAACGGCGTAAACATGGGCGGCCTGCTCATCGACACCCTCGTCTACAACTTCCTCGACCAGACCGACGACTACGACACAGCGGGCACAGGCTCGTTCGACCTCATGGCCCGCGACTTCTTCGAATTCCTCAAGGATCAGTCAGAGCAGGAGTACTACCTGGCGCTGGGCAGCCGGCAGCGGGTCCACGTCAAGGCGCAGTTCCAGCCGAAGGCGAAGAAGGCGTACAACCGATGCCTCGAGGCGATCGCGGACGAAGGCAAGACGTCCGCCATCAAGAAGTGGCGCGAGGTCTTCGGCACGTCGGTGCCGCTGGCGAAGAGCGCGAGCGAGTCGTCCCGGTCGTTCAGGGACACCGAGGAGTTCATCGAGGATGAGTTCCCGGTCGACGTGTCCGAGACTGTGTCCATCGACTGCGAGGTCACGCAGGCCGGATGGCGTCCGACCTGGCTCCGTGCGATGCGTCGCGGTGGGATCCTGCTCAAGGCCGACAAGGGCTTGAGGTTCGTGGTCACCAGTTGCTCGGTCGGGGAGCCCTACACGCTGAAGTGGAAGGTGCTCAAT
The nucleotide sequence above comes from Streptomyces sp. NL15-2K. Encoded proteins:
- a CDS encoding transposase family protein is translated as MRRNNRPAEGTEGLVYQCRLPLSSATLDLVSGLIRGHLKKIRSRWRKLPPGRIALIVLAVLRHDQRLSDMAGGNGISASTVRRWLLEVTGLLAAGAPRLDRALKKIARKGGVVVLLDGTLVRTRRRTGDANRPNYSGKHKTHGLLFLALTDEKGNLVWISAAKPGRSSEITAARHNKITTHLREAGLGALADLGFVGLDDDPDDPVIVTGRKATRGHPLTAALKEANRLVSRERAANEHGFADLKNWRILTKVRIDARHATTLLRALLVLTNGEIQR
- a CDS encoding SLATT domain-containing protein, which codes for MGTQTFKFEEESEAHRGIASRLWDVRESYISLIADLMSGTVSNAEGRERRDELQQAARDAYADAPRTSNRAFERAQGGLQNNEEMTFTSHEIDLFLPEALRLGEGEA
- a CDS encoding YcxB family protein, with protein sequence MVVDMGRDGRQDTVELVYRPTRADFLAGVRVRERRRRLHLVRWGFTGLFGAGAVLVVTAPESSAQSFVTAVFCAALIWSIPHLQAHHALRTVSWQGEYRTSVSETGIAAETAHATLVQRWSVFRGYRETRDHVVLLSRDPNILLVEVLPKRGLRSSRDAERLRVLVSRHLPRV
- a CDS encoding ATP-binding protein, which produces MRRLVPRTLRGQLTAGLVTLLALACLAVGVTTALALRGFLMGRLDEQLTASGGRFAASLEHEATPDADNRPDTRGQSEATFGARLLAGAVSQAAVVDDATDRPVQLAKGDRRALADIPADGRGHTIRLSTLGPYRLIAVQGDDHDILITGLPLHPVEDTLHRLEAVEAAVFGAALAATGIAGALWVRISLRPLQRVTAQAAGVAGLPLASGEVAMPQPLPDTDPRTEVGQVGTALNHMLGHVEDALTRRQASEERLRASEERLRHFAADASHELRTPVANIRGHAELALRHHGPVPIEVHHALERIDAESQRMTRLVDDLLLLARLDAGRPLEHETVDLTRLVLNATEDARAAGPQYRWLLDLPEEPVTVTGDAHRLQQAIGNLLANARTHTPPGTEVTISLTADTTGTWVTVSDDGPGIPEGLQPEVFGRFVRADHARSRSTGSTGLGLAIVHAVITAHHGTVDVTSRPGHTTFRLLLRN
- a CDS encoding response regulator transcription factor, encoding MDERGTKSLLHRPDGAPVRVLVVDDEPDVTDVLAGVLTGEGWQVRTAADGAGALATAGDFRPDAVVLDWMLPDLDGLQVLRELRREAPSVCVLFLTARDAVEDRIAGITAGGDDYVTKPFSLEEVLARLRGLLRRAGMATEPGENWLTVGDLTMDEEAREVRRAGTVVDLSRTEFELLRFLMRNPRRVLSKDQILDRVWAYDFGGRAHIVELYISYLRKKIDAGRIPMIHTVRGVGYVLKPEPS
- a CDS encoding Chromate resistance protein ChrB; amino-acid sequence: MTDDCPSLSWVVLLVRLPAAPSRHRVAVWRELRRIGALSLGQGAWAVPDVPVFADGLARAAQLAGEAGGEVVTLAASGRTGADAARLKELFAAARAEDWAEFLADCGKYEAELAKEIRKAKYTLAELEEEEQSLERLRRWHRDLTARDVFGSPEAARAGERLKQCAAACEDYAERVFAALHQTPGQDI
- a CDS encoding MFS transporter, which codes for MTAQAAASAPKRTMWPLYAAGFTTAFGAHGIAANLGGFSDDAVTSLLVLGGLLALYDGAEVLLKPLFGTLADRIGARPVMIGGLLGFALASASYVAADSPGWLWAARLGQGAAASAFSPAASSLVARLNPAAKHGRAFGSYGFYKSIGYTLGPLLGGVLVWAGGLRLLFTVMALLGAAVAVWALTAVPHVPPLPRARQTVLDLARRLADPAFLGPTGALAAATAALSVGVGFLPVSGAAAGLGTVATGAAVSVLALCAALVQPWAGKALDAERFTARTGLAWGLALTAAGLVAAMLPGLAGVLLGAALIGAGTGLITPLGFAALAATTPPERLGQTMGSAELGRELGDAGGPLLVGAVAATTTLTYGYAALAVLLALGPALALTAHRRTTPAPR
- a CDS encoding nucleotidyltransferase; this encodes MTMKTSEIFETLLKNLKVGETATTVASRRDEITKALNKDFRDKDGCTDYKLMVGSFGRHTAIKGVSDLDMIFILPPGIRSSYEGDTGPRRILERVRDDLKARYKNTDIRVDQCVVRVRFTSNAFKFEVQPAFENADGSFDYPDTKAEGWKVTKPREEIAATKECNDRTSTNMRHLARMARAWKNANGVNMGGLLIDTLVYNFLDQTDDYDTAGTGSFDLMARDFFEFLKDQSEQEYYLALGSRQRVHVKAQFQPKAKKAYNRCLEAIADEGKTSAIKKWREVFGTSVPLAKSASESSRSFRDTEEFIEDEFPVDVSETVSIDCEVTQAGWRPTWLRAMRRGGILLKADKGLRFVVTSCSVGEPYTLKWKVLNRGPEAERRDAIRGQIVDSSKRGVRVEHSDFKGEHVVECYVVKDGVVVARDRIDVPIGNTSVKTANAL